In a single window of the Natronosalvus caseinilyticus genome:
- a CDS encoding sugar phosphate isomerase/epimerase family protein → MTIRVGLCTISAKGRSLEEVLDLAAEAGYDGVELWGRDHVGDGSEATCERINEATSARGLEIASHGSYLRCGSDDFAADLEHELAVTDRLDTDIIRVWAGSQEYGDHDEDHWNRVVADLEQLTERAADYDVQITVEKHNNTVTHTREGARRLIETIDDERCCLNYQPGFSIPAAELEREAQELAPLSNQLHLQTTRERTERARAPLAEAYYDLEAILEPFLEGGFDGFANVEFVTDERPYREAIEADLETVRSIVSTGR, encoded by the coding sequence ATGACGATTCGCGTCGGCCTGTGTACGATCTCGGCCAAAGGGCGCTCCCTCGAGGAAGTCCTCGATCTGGCCGCTGAGGCCGGGTACGACGGCGTCGAACTCTGGGGCCGCGATCACGTCGGTGACGGCTCCGAGGCGACTTGCGAGCGGATCAACGAGGCGACGAGCGCTCGCGGCCTCGAGATTGCCTCCCATGGCTCGTACCTGCGCTGTGGCAGCGACGACTTCGCCGCCGACCTCGAGCACGAACTCGCGGTGACCGACCGCCTCGACACGGATATCATCCGAGTCTGGGCGGGTAGCCAGGAGTACGGTGATCACGACGAGGATCACTGGAATCGAGTCGTCGCCGATCTCGAGCAACTGACCGAGCGCGCCGCCGACTACGACGTGCAGATCACCGTCGAGAAGCACAACAACACGGTCACGCACACCCGCGAGGGCGCCAGACGGCTGATCGAGACGATCGACGACGAGCGCTGTTGCCTGAACTACCAGCCGGGCTTTTCGATTCCAGCAGCCGAACTCGAGCGCGAGGCCCAGGAACTCGCGCCGCTCTCGAATCAGCTTCACCTCCAGACGACGCGTGAGCGAACCGAACGCGCTCGCGCCCCGCTCGCGGAGGCGTACTACGACCTCGAGGCGATCCTCGAACCGTTCCTCGAGGGCGGGTTCGACGGCTTCGCGAACGTGGAGTTCGTGACCGACGAGCGTCCCTACCGGGAGGCGATCGAGGCCGACCTCGAGACCGTCCGATCCATCGTCTCGACGGGACGGTAA
- a CDS encoding type 1 glutamine amidotransferase codes for MHALRVALLNASYNDEATARNFDRDVRAEVHSFAVDEGELPDTYDYDAVIVSGSGASVYGDEPWIPPLLEWVDEAIDRDLPVLGVCFGHQLLAHVLGGRVEPMGEYEIGYREIERVGDSQLLSSLPDRFLAFTTHSDEVTKLPPGAELTAENDYSIHGFRAGHVFGVQFHPEYDRATAERITREKDLPEERIAAVLDGITEENVVTAADAKVLFDNFLEYVESLSAERPTSESRA; via the coding sequence ATGCACGCACTCCGAGTCGCGCTGTTGAACGCCTCGTACAACGACGAGGCGACGGCGCGGAACTTCGATCGAGACGTACGAGCCGAGGTCCACTCGTTCGCGGTGGACGAAGGCGAACTCCCCGACACCTACGACTACGACGCCGTGATCGTCAGCGGGTCTGGCGCGTCGGTCTACGGCGACGAACCGTGGATTCCGCCACTGCTCGAGTGGGTAGACGAGGCGATCGATCGCGACCTTCCCGTGCTCGGCGTCTGTTTCGGCCACCAGTTACTCGCACACGTCCTCGGCGGCCGAGTCGAACCGATGGGGGAGTACGAAATCGGCTACCGGGAGATCGAACGCGTCGGCGATTCGCAGTTGCTGTCGAGTCTCCCCGACCGTTTCCTGGCGTTCACGACCCACTCCGACGAGGTGACGAAACTCCCGCCTGGAGCCGAACTCACCGCCGAGAACGACTACTCGATCCACGGCTTTCGCGCCGGCCACGTCTTCGGCGTCCAGTTTCACCCGGAGTACGACCGCGCAACCGCCGAACGGATCACCCGCGAGAAGGACCTGCCCGAGGAACGAATCGCCGCCGTCCTCGACGGGATCACCGAAGAGAACGTCGTCACGGCGGCTGACGCCAAAGTGCTGTTCGACAACTTCCTCGAGTACGTCGAGTCGCTGTCGGCCGAGCGGCCGACGAGCGAATCGCGAGCCTGA
- a CDS encoding aldo/keto reductase — translation MEYRRLGSTGLTVSPLCLGTWRFGKESNGTLETDRETAHDLLDAAWEQGINFVDTANSYGGGRSERWIGEWLADHDREDFVIASKVWWRTRGVPKTSLSRKSIRSEIQDTLERLGTDYLDVYYIHRFDDGTPLRETLRTLDDLAREGTVRYLGASAGAAWKLTKALWESDREDLERFEITQPRFNAAYRDEVADYLDVCADQGLAVCPYSPLEGGFLTGKYDRYGEAPAGSRGDLEGWNDRFDERQWRVLEVVRSVATETGATPAQVALRWCMARDRFTCVPIVGARTVDQLEENAGAVDLSVTDDQLDRITDAYADVEGAR, via the coding sequence ATGGAGTACCGACGACTGGGCTCGACCGGACTGACGGTGTCGCCGCTGTGTCTCGGCACCTGGCGGTTCGGCAAGGAATCGAACGGGACGCTCGAGACGGATCGCGAGACCGCACACGACCTGCTAGACGCGGCCTGGGAGCAGGGGATCAACTTCGTCGACACGGCCAACAGTTACGGCGGCGGAAGGAGCGAACGCTGGATCGGCGAGTGGCTCGCCGACCACGACCGCGAGGATTTCGTGATCGCGAGCAAAGTGTGGTGGCGAACGCGTGGCGTGCCCAAGACGAGCCTCTCGCGGAAGTCGATCCGCTCGGAGATTCAGGACACGCTCGAGCGACTCGGCACGGACTACCTCGACGTCTACTACATCCACCGATTCGACGACGGGACGCCCCTCCGAGAGACGCTGCGAACCCTCGACGACCTCGCCCGAGAGGGCACCGTCCGCTACCTCGGGGCGTCTGCGGGCGCCGCCTGGAAGCTGACGAAGGCGCTCTGGGAGAGCGACCGCGAGGACCTCGAGCGATTCGAGATCACCCAGCCGCGGTTCAACGCCGCCTACCGGGACGAGGTCGCCGACTACCTCGACGTCTGTGCCGACCAGGGCCTGGCTGTCTGTCCGTACTCGCCACTCGAGGGCGGCTTCCTCACGGGGAAGTACGACCGCTACGGCGAGGCACCCGCCGGATCGCGGGGCGACCTGGAGGGGTGGAACGACCGGTTCGACGAGCGTCAGTGGCGCGTCCTCGAGGTCGTCCGGTCGGTCGCGACCGAGACCGGGGCGACTCCCGCGCAGGTCGCGCTCCGGTGGTGTATGGCTCGCGACCGGTTTACCTGCGTCCCTATAGTCGGCGCCCGGACGGTCGACCAGCTCGAGGAGAACGCGGGGGCGGTGGACCTGTCGGTGACCGACGACCAGCTGGACCGTATCACGGACGCCTACGCCGACGTGGAGGGAGCGCGATGA